One Pseudomonadota bacterium genomic region harbors:
- a CDS encoding sigma-70 family RNA polymerase sigma factor, whose translation MEHKGYAACSHEDSNGESYGYNDEVNTYSLYIKDVRKTRHLSRDEETELLKKAGTGDVEAKKRVIESNLKLVVSIAKKFSNRNNQLSDLIGEGNIGLLTAAEKFDLEKNAGFATYATYHVLQKIVRASYVQSGVVKKPVYVWDRARRLNKAANSFVSQKGREPTIEEVSSMIGVSLKSLNNLMETRNNCSIYSPYVDIENIHDYGDGVQDDALDILISKEEQRNARIKVSKAMSGLSERERNIVMMRFGLNGEPAVTLQEAGKKLGLTRQRVQQLEKRVVCKLRDALSD comes from the coding sequence ATGGAACACAAAGGATATGCAGCATGCAGTCATGAGGATTCTAACGGTGAATCGTACGGTTATAACGACGAAGTAAATACCTATTCCCTGTATATAAAGGATGTCAGGAAAACCCGGCATCTTTCGCGTGATGAGGAGACAGAACTACTGAAGAAGGCAGGTACGGGAGATGTTGAAGCAAAAAAGAGGGTTATCGAATCAAACCTGAAGCTTGTTGTAAGTATTGCAAAAAAGTTTTCAAACAGGAATAACCAGTTGTCTGATCTTATCGGTGAAGGAAACATAGGACTCTTAACTGCCGCTGAAAAGTTTGACCTCGAAAAAAATGCAGGCTTTGCGACGTATGCAACGTACCATGTATTGCAGAAGATTGTAAGGGCATCATATGTACAGTCTGGTGTGGTTAAGAAACCTGTTTATGTATGGGATAGAGCACGACGGTTAAACAAGGCTGCCAACAGTTTTGTCAGTCAGAAAGGAAGAGAACCCACAATAGAGGAGGTCTCGTCTATGATAGGAGTATCGTTGAAATCACTGAATAACCTTATGGAGACAAGAAACAACTGCTCTATATACAGTCCCTACGTCGATATTGAAAATATCCATGACTATGGGGATGGTGTGCAGGATGATGCGCTGGATATTCTCATATCAAAGGAAGAGCAGAGGAATGCCCGGATCAAAGTCAGTAAGGCCATGTCAGGACTTTCCGAAAGGGAAAGGAACATAGTTATGATGAGGTTTGGTTTAAATGGCGAACCGGCCGTGACACTTCAGGAAGCCGGTAAAAAACTGGGTCTTACCCGTCAGAGGGTTCAGCAGCTTGAAAAGCGTGTTGTGTGCAAATTACGTGATGCATTGAGCGATTAA
- a CDS encoding PIN domain protein, producing the protein MLRKLKIYIDTSVIGGCLDDEFKETSNLLINKFKKGEMIAMVSELTILEIRNAPQKVRAVLKSIPEESIAHVELNEEAVSLAKRYIAEGVINEGKLVDAEHIAIATINSADILVSWNFKHIVNLQRIHGYNSVNLKNGYPIMEIRSPREVVEHEE; encoded by the coding sequence ATGCTGAGAAAACTGAAGATATATATTGATACAAGCGTAATCGGCGGATGCCTTGATGATGAGTTTAAGGAAACCTCTAACCTTCTCATAAACAAATTCAAGAAAGGGGAAATGATTGCGATGGTATCGGAATTGACAATTCTTGAAATACGGAACGCCCCTCAAAAGGTTCGTGCAGTATTGAAAAGTATTCCTGAAGAAAGCATAGCACATGTTGAGTTAAACGAAGAAGCGGTCAGCCTTGCAAAAAGGTATATAGCTGAAGGGGTAATAAATGAAGGGAAACTCGTTGATGCCGAGCATATCGCCATTGCAACCATTAACAGCGCTGATATACTGGTAAGCTGGAATTTTAAACATATTGTGAATCTCCAGAGAATCCATGGATATAATTCTGTAAATCTTAAAAACGGTTACCCCATAATGGAGATACGAAGTCCACGGGAGGTGGTCGAGCATGAAGAGTGA
- a CDS encoding DUF3820 family protein, which translates to MKIYKLKRTDRPSEPSANPSVMPFGKYKGQPIDTIPDRYIIMLADDFGQDNQGVLPDNRFNFKVPLEIREKAREELKKRGYKKKGSRWEKD; encoded by the coding sequence ATGAAAATCTACAAACTGAAAAGAACTGATAGACCTTCCGAGCCTTCCGCTAACCCATCTGTTATGCCTTTCGGCAAATACAAAGGCCAACCTATTGATACAATCCCGGACAGATACATCATTATGCTTGCCGATGATTTCGGACAGGACAATCAAGGTGTTCTTCCCGATAACAGGTTCAATTTCAAGGTGCCTCTTGAGATCAGGGAGAAGGCAAGAGAAGAATTGAAAAAGCGTGGATATAAAAAGAAAGGTTCGCGATGGGAGAAGGATTAA
- the istB gene encoding IS21-like element helper ATPase IstB: protein MIEAIVEKLIAMKLYGMAEGVREQMNSSAYRDLSFEERFGFLADKEKLYRENRQIKTLLAHARFRHPNACFEDIDFKTRRGLNKGTMLKFIQNEWIRSHQNIIIIGPTGAGKTFLACALGNSAIRQGMRTLYVRLPRLAQELRIARADGSFGKLLERIQRMRLLIIDDWGINPFTDAERRDILEIVEDRHGVRSTVIASQFPIDTWHDIIGDPTLADAICDRVIHNAHKIILTPGEESMRKIHSGLT, encoded by the coding sequence ATGATTGAGGCAATCGTTGAAAAACTCATTGCCATGAAGCTTTATGGTATGGCAGAGGGTGTAAGGGAGCAGATGAATAGTTCCGCATACCGGGACCTAAGCTTCGAAGAAAGGTTTGGTTTTCTTGCTGATAAAGAAAAACTTTACAGGGAAAACAGACAAATAAAGACTCTTCTCGCCCATGCCCGTTTCAGGCACCCCAATGCCTGTTTTGAAGATATCGACTTCAAGACCAGGCGGGGACTCAACAAGGGCACAATGCTTAAGTTCATCCAGAACGAATGGATAAGGAGCCATCAGAACATTATTATTATCGGGCCTACCGGTGCCGGAAAAACTTTTCTTGCCTGTGCCCTGGGGAATAGCGCCATAAGGCAGGGGATGCGCACCCTCTATGTGAGACTGCCGCGACTGGCACAGGAGCTCAGGATTGCGAGGGCCGACGGGAGCTTCGGAAAACTCCTCGAACGGATCCAGAGGATGAGATTGCTCATAATTGACGACTGGGGTATTAACCCCTTTACAGATGCTGAAAGGAGAGACATCCTTGAGATTGTGGAAGACAGACACGGTGTACGGTCTACTGTTATTGCAAGTCAGTTCCCCATCGATACATGGCACGATATCATAGGAGACCCGACCCTTGCAGACGCCATATGCGACAGGGTCATCCATAATGCCCATAAAATTATACTGACACCAGGAGAAGAATCTATGCGAAAAATACATTCAGGCTTGACTTAG
- the istA gene encoding IS21 family transposase has translation MRKLKEAARLCLEHNLGVRPIARACNISTSTASLYVEKLKALSVPYKEISDMDEEVLSGLLFPKEEKTGGKQLPDFNYLHGELKKKGVTLQLLHEEYKRDNPNGYERTQFYHLYDEWAGKADPVMRFTHKAGEKMFVDFSGDKPRYQDPATGKIIEAELFVSVLGASSYTFARAVPDQTKESFVDCNIKALEFYGGCPECLVPDNMRSAITHACYYDPEINRTFAAMAEHYRVAVLPARVAKPRDKAKVENGVLQAQRRILAVLRNRTFFSITELNKAIYEETENLNLRPMKLINKSRHDLFIESDKPVLKPLPSERFVIASWKKAKVHIDYHVAVEKTYYSVPYTLIGQSVDIRYTGSVVEMYHKGKRVASHVRMNKPGAFVTENLHMPHRHRQYLEWTPERIRLWGAKTGPSTKEMMDQIMEHRDHPEHGFRSCLGIIRLSKTCSPERVEAACKRALEIGAYNYRSVKSLLERNLENIPPAHKKNIIVLHANIRGGSYYQEVAHD, from the coding sequence ATGAGAAAACTGAAGGAAGCTGCACGGCTGTGCCTGGAACACAATCTGGGTGTGCGCCCTATTGCCCGGGCATGTAACATCTCCACCTCTACCGCCTCGTTGTATGTGGAGAAACTGAAGGCATTGAGCGTTCCATATAAAGAAATATCTGATATGGACGAAGAGGTGCTTTCGGGTCTGCTCTTTCCCAAAGAAGAGAAGACAGGAGGAAAACAGTTACCTGATTTTAACTACCTTCACGGGGAATTAAAGAAGAAAGGGGTAACCCTCCAGCTTCTCCATGAGGAGTACAAAAGAGATAACCCAAACGGGTATGAACGCACCCAATTCTATCATCTTTACGATGAATGGGCCGGAAAGGCAGATCCTGTCATGAGGTTTACCCATAAGGCGGGAGAGAAGATGTTTGTCGATTTCTCCGGAGACAAGCCTCGCTATCAGGATCCTGCAACAGGCAAAATTATCGAGGCTGAGCTCTTTGTCTCCGTTCTGGGGGCAAGCTCCTATACATTTGCCCGGGCAGTGCCGGATCAGACAAAAGAGAGTTTTGTGGACTGTAATATCAAGGCTCTGGAATTTTACGGAGGATGTCCTGAATGCCTGGTCCCGGATAATATGAGAAGTGCGATAACCCATGCGTGTTACTACGACCCCGAGATCAACAGGACCTTTGCCGCAATGGCAGAACATTATCGCGTTGCCGTCCTTCCAGCGAGAGTAGCGAAACCACGGGACAAAGCGAAAGTGGAAAACGGTGTGCTCCAGGCCCAGCGCCGCATACTCGCCGTACTCAGAAACAGGACGTTCTTCAGCATCACCGAACTCAACAAGGCCATCTATGAGGAGACCGAAAACCTGAACCTGAGGCCCATGAAACTCATCAATAAATCCCGGCATGATCTCTTCATTGAAAGTGATAAGCCCGTATTAAAACCCCTTCCGTCAGAGCGGTTCGTCATCGCATCATGGAAAAAGGCGAAGGTCCATATCGACTATCATGTAGCGGTAGAGAAGACATACTATAGCGTCCCCTACACCCTGATCGGCCAGTCGGTGGATATCAGATATACGGGTTCCGTGGTGGAAATGTATCACAAGGGTAAAAGGGTAGCTTCCCATGTAAGAATGAATAAACCGGGCGCTTTTGTAACGGAGAACCTCCATATGCCCCATAGGCACCGGCAGTATCTCGAATGGACCCCGGAGAGAATCAGGTTGTGGGGAGCAAAAACGGGACCCTCTACAAAAGAGATGATGGATCAGATCATGGAACACCGGGACCATCCGGAACATGGCTTTCGAAGCTGCCTCGGGATTATCCGTCTTTCAAAGACATGCTCTCCTGAACGGGTAGAGGCTGCATGCAAAAGGGCATTGGAAATAGGGGCATACAATTACCGCAGCGTAAAGTCCCTCCTGGAACGTAATCTCGAAAACATACCTCCAGCCCACAAAAAAAACATCATTGTCCTCCATGCCAATATACGGGGAGGCAGTTACTACCAGGAGGTGGCCCATGATTGA
- a CDS encoding ParM/StbA family protein, translating to MITGIDIGYGYTKIVTFDGKYNRKFIFPSLVSKYIPERSFKESFEVIHVNGRKYIVGEDVDGSTKAGFNFTATEEYIAIVGYSLSKITAFKKVIVLGLPPQAYDDARIQHLKEVIMKMEVRTEDGTKIYMPSTIEFVPQGAGIFFSHLTTGNGASDFSKTVAVVDIGYHTMDVVLFDKEYYKAHMARSYPLGVKSLYSMVRDAYIKKYGIFLSQDNDRIVERLLKYGRISPVILPEGDHDKHTIDTEEILNEYYLGRVKKSIAEYVSDATENGYVVEKVVFGGGGISYMGGLSRDSVVVDPLFANARGFTEYGLKL from the coding sequence ATGATAACAGGTATTGATATTGGCTACGGATATACAAAGATTGTCACCTTCGACGGAAAGTACAACCGGAAATTCATTTTCCCCTCTCTCGTAAGCAAGTACATCCCGGAACGATCCTTCAAAGAATCATTCGAGGTCATTCATGTCAACGGCAGAAAGTATATCGTCGGTGAAGATGTGGATGGCAGCACAAAGGCAGGCTTCAATTTTACCGCAACAGAAGAATATATTGCAATAGTCGGCTATTCTCTCTCTAAAATTACCGCCTTCAAAAAGGTGATCGTTCTCGGTCTGCCTCCACAGGCTTATGACGATGCGAGGATACAGCATCTAAAGGAAGTAATCATGAAAATGGAAGTACGGACGGAAGATGGTACGAAAATATATATGCCATCGACGATAGAGTTCGTTCCCCAGGGCGCTGGCATATTCTTCTCTCATCTCACTACAGGCAACGGAGCATCGGATTTCAGCAAGACTGTTGCGGTTGTCGATATCGGATATCATACGATGGATGTCGTGTTGTTCGATAAGGAATATTACAAGGCGCATATGGCAAGAAGCTATCCCCTCGGTGTGAAGTCGCTCTACAGTATGGTACGGGATGCCTATATCAAAAAGTACGGCATCTTTCTGTCGCAAGACAATGACAGGATAGTGGAGAGGCTATTAAAATACGGCAGGATATCGCCTGTGATATTGCCTGAGGGCGATCACGATAAACATACTATTGATACAGAAGAGATTCTCAATGAATATTATCTGGGAAGGGTTAAAAAATCCATTGCCGAATACGTCTCGGACGCAACAGAAAACGGGTATGTAGTAGAGAAGGTTGTCTTCGGCGGAGGCGGCATATCTTACATGGGCGGCTTGTCAAGGGATTCTGTGGTGGTCGATCCACTGTTCGCCAATGCGAGGGGTTTTACGGAATACGGGTTAAAATTATAA
- a CDS encoding STAS domain-containing protein — MKRKKPTKPIDTSDVGDTVRVKLGMRLTSNEVPALAEELKKEIDDGVKKIVFDMADTVTIDIKGIAFLFAISDIVSAMQGRVRLVNVSPNIREGFESIMEFLNLFHS, encoded by the coding sequence GTGAAGAGAAAGAAACCCACAAAACCCATTGATACGTCTGATGTTGGTGATACTGTACGTGTTAAATTAGGGATGAGACTGACATCAAACGAGGTGCCGGCTCTGGCTGAAGAGTTGAAGAAGGAAATAGACGATGGGGTTAAAAAGATCGTTTTCGACATGGCAGATACGGTGACAATTGATATCAAGGGCATCGCTTTTCTGTTTGCAATAAGCGACATCGTGTCGGCTATGCAGGGGAGGGTGCGCCTGGTCAATGTGTCGCCGAATATTCGGGAAGGGTTCGAGTCCATCATGGAGTTTTTGAACCTTTTTCACTCATGA
- a CDS encoding helix-turn-helix transcriptional regulator codes for MNYNQLFRLSRIMQGKTQSEVGAAAGVTHQAVNAFEKGSASLSMETLRKMAISININPDYLIDPSANPFLSQELIKMEFPENLFLPGLNFQIIYFLAEKNYVLELCFLISNTKLGNKITRGTIAVNPVIAIVCQDTNRNIFLIKRKKATMGSIIEGRELRLELSKYKTGNKSIIIEDREVSDSLLKKIRDVTVTKDELARFFNERNDVVLDEGERLVISKKREKRIDHSDILRFIDGFPLKEE; via the coding sequence ATGAATTATAATCAGTTATTCAGACTGTCCAGAATAATGCAAGGCAAGACTCAAAGCGAGGTTGGAGCAGCGGCAGGAGTCACACATCAGGCAGTTAATGCTTTTGAGAAAGGATCGGCATCCCTCTCGATGGAAACTCTTCGTAAAATGGCAATATCCATAAACATAAACCCGGACTATCTGATCGATCCTTCTGCAAATCCTTTCCTGTCGCAAGAACTTATAAAAATGGAATTCCCCGAGAACCTGTTTCTTCCCGGCTTAAACTTTCAGATCATATATTTTCTTGCAGAAAAAAATTATGTATTAGAACTATGTTTTCTCATTTCTAACACAAAACTTGGAAACAAAATAACCAGGGGGACCATTGCTGTAAACCCTGTAATAGCGATTGTTTGCCAGGACACAAATCGGAATATTTTTCTTATTAAACGAAAAAAGGCCACTATGGGGTCTATCATCGAGGGTCGCGAACTTAGACTGGAGCTATCTAAATATAAGACTGGAAATAAATCTATTATTATTGAAGACAGAGAGGTCAGCGACAGTCTTCTTAAAAAAATAAGGGATGTTACTGTCACAAAGGATGAATTAGCGCGGTTTTTCAATGAGAGAAATGACGTAGTGCTCGATGAAGGCGAAAGATTAGTTATATCAAAGAAACGCGAAAAAAGAATAGACCACTCAGATATATTACGCTTTATAGACGGTTTTCCGCTCAAAGAAGAATAG
- a CDS encoding PIN domain-containing protein, protein MAKTYVLDTSALINYPDIISTIKGHNVVIPGAVIRQLDYLKNSNDESVAWCSRRASQSIEKYQRKNRVTIMSNMGNGLVDMLHSGADNQIVATGRYLKNQGRNVCLLSTDRNMRIAARKYGMAAETGDDREIKVRIWKFITCVVFSVPMLSIIVMGLWKNEIIEIGSKNRGNLGISIALGFVITAISALMAEYYANRSRPRYSRDDFDDDDNVMTSAQYSYLEGNYYHKNDR, encoded by the coding sequence ATGGCTAAAACTTATGTTCTCGACACTTCAGCTTTAATAAACTATCCCGATATAATCTCAACCATTAAAGGACACAACGTTGTGATCCCCGGCGCAGTCATAAGACAGCTTGACTATCTCAAAAACAGCAATGACGAGAGCGTTGCCTGGTGTTCCCGCAGGGCATCTCAGAGTATAGAGAAATATCAGAGAAAGAACAGAGTAACGATCATGAGTAACATGGGAAACGGACTCGTGGATATGCTTCATAGCGGTGCTGATAATCAGATCGTAGCAACGGGTAGATATCTGAAGAATCAGGGTCGTAATGTATGCCTGCTGAGCACCGATAGAAACATGAGGATCGCTGCAAGAAAGTATGGAATGGCGGCAGAGACCGGAGATGACAGGGAGATAAAGGTAAGGATCTGGAAGTTTATAACCTGTGTGGTCTTTTCGGTTCCGATGCTTTCGATAATTGTTATGGGATTATGGAAAAATGAGATCATAGAGATAGGCAGTAAAAACCGTGGAAATCTTGGAATATCCATAGCTTTAGGGTTCGTGATTACCGCTATATCTGCTCTTATGGCAGAATATTATGCAAATCGAAGCAGACCACGCTATAGTAGAGACGACTTTGATGACGATGATAATGTAATGACCAGCGCTCAGTACTCTTATTTAGAAGGCAATTACTACCATAAGAATGATAGATAG